The proteins below are encoded in one region of Sphaerodactylus townsendi isolate TG3544 linkage group LG06, MPM_Stown_v2.3, whole genome shotgun sequence:
- the LOC125434938 gene encoding lithostathine-1-like isoform X2, protein MGLLPWFSLAFCGFLVAGPCPRGVAASSCPGGWMFYGGSCYGLLQDKMSWAEAEIDCQSQGTNGHLASISSKAEGAVLAKHIKASQQDCQNVWIGLHDPQRNRRWRWSDRSIVNYRPWAAGEPSNSANNEYCVELSCHTGYVAWNDENCKSERSYVCKFVL, encoded by the exons ATGGGCCTCCTTCCCTGGTTCTCCTTGGCCTTCTGTGGCTTCCTGGTCGCTGGTCCATGCCCAAGAG GTGTGGCAGCGTCGTCTTGCCCTGGAGGATGGATGTTCTATGGAGGCAGCTGCTATGGACTTTTGCAAGACAAAATGAGCTGGGCTGAAGCAGAG attGACTGCCAGAGCCAAGGCACCAACGGGCACCTCGCTTCCATTTCTAGCAAAGCCGAAGGAGCTGTGTTGGCCAAACACATCAAGGCCTCTCAGCAAGACTGCCAGAATGTCTGGATCGGACTGCATGACCCCCAGAGG AACCGACGCTGGAGATGGTCTGATAGATCGATAGTCAACTACaggccttgggctgctggtgagCCTAGCAATTCTGCAAATAACGAATACTGCGTAGAGCTTTCGTGTCACACAG gTTATGTTGCTTGGAACGATGAGAATTGCAAAAGCGAGCGCTCGTACGTCTGCAAGTTTGTACTTTAG